A window from Ignavibacteria bacterium encodes these proteins:
- a CDS encoding RNA-binding protein, which translates to MNIYVGNLSPDTTEGDLREVFSPFGQVSTATIIKDKFTNQARGFGFVEMPVKSEAQTAIQELNGNQLKGKSISVSEARPKTENRSGGGGRDRDRRSGGRRNSW; encoded by the coding sequence ATGAATATCTATGTTGGAAACTTATCGCCCGACACAACAGAGGGCGATTTGCGAGAAGTATTTTCTCCGTTTGGACAAGTATCTACCGCTACAATTATTAAAGACAAATTTACCAATCAAGCACGAGGATTTGGTTTCGTTGAAATGCCAGTAAAATCTGAAGCGCAAACTGCAATTCAAGAACTCAATGGCAATCAATTGAAAGGTAAATCTATTAGCGTGAGCGAAGCTCGTCCAAAAACTGAAAATCGCAGTGGAGGTGGCGGAAGAGACCGCGACAGACGCAGCGGCGGAAGAAGAAACTCTTGGTAA
- the queC gene encoding 7-cyano-7-deazaguanine synthase QueC gives MNNNQTLHTIKPLAIVLVSGGMDSCVTAALAHREHELAFLHINYGQRTERRELKAFNDIADYYAVARRLALDVQHWKLIGGSALTDEHLSIPNANLHSSTVPITYVPFRNANFLSAAVSWGEVLGARSIFIGAVEEDSSGYPDCRKEFYDAFNYAIAMGTKPETSLRIITPILDCKKSEIVRIGIELHAPLHLSWSCYRNEETACGVCDSCALRLRGFQQAGFEDAIPYEVLRRYR, from the coding sequence ATGAACAATAACCAAACACTCCACACCATAAAGCCGCTTGCTATAGTCCTCGTTAGCGGGGGAATGGATAGTTGTGTAACAGCCGCTCTTGCTCATCGAGAACACGAACTTGCGTTCCTTCACATCAATTACGGACAGCGAACAGAACGCCGAGAACTGAAGGCGTTCAATGATATTGCAGACTACTACGCAGTTGCCCGCCGTCTTGCGCTTGACGTTCAGCATTGGAAACTCATCGGAGGTTCTGCTTTAACCGATGAACACCTATCCATCCCGAATGCCAATCTTCATTCTTCAACGGTTCCCATAACCTATGTTCCGTTTCGCAATGCGAATTTTCTTTCTGCTGCGGTAAGTTGGGGGGAAGTTCTTGGAGCAAGGAGTATTTTCATTGGTGCCGTTGAAGAAGATTCTTCTGGTTATCCCGATTGCCGAAAGGAATTCTACGATGCGTTTAACTATGCAATTGCAATGGGAACAAAGCCCGAAACTTCGCTTCGCATCATTACGCCGATTCTTGATTGCAAAAAATCAGAAATTGTTCGTATAGGAATCGAACTTCATGCACCATTGCATCTCAGTTGGAGTTGTTATAGGAATGAAGAAACTGCGTGCGGAGTGTGCGATAGTTGCGCCTTACGCTTGCGTGGATTTCAACAAGCGGGATTTGAAGATGCGATTCCATACGAAGTATTACGGAGATATAGGTAG
- a CDS encoding WYL domain-containing protein, with translation MERVSLPTRSMKREEQNNVFTTPLRDAEFLVVDVETTGFSFTKGGRIVEIGAVKLIGGAVAESFSSLINSGAQISYGARKVHGISPVMLASAPAFSDISEKLLSMMKGTFLTAYNAPFDVGFLKMEFRLCQCAMNVLAVLDVLPLARRMIPNVQCYKLENIAQALTIPFPVKHRALEDTIVTAQIFSSLCAMIQANGGTTVGDVFNLQYRSVVPMEISIRIQSALQQKKKLSFVYTSGYSGTVAQRTVTPKKVEDQFLYGFCHRANAERTFSIDRMNELTIIENEQ, from the coding sequence ATGGAAAGAGTTTCTCTCCCAACAAGGAGCATGAAGCGCGAAGAACAGAACAACGTTTTCACAACACCTCTCCGTGATGCCGAATTTCTAGTTGTGGATGTGGAAACAACAGGATTTTCTTTTACCAAAGGAGGACGCATTGTTGAAATCGGCGCAGTAAAACTCATCGGTGGCGCTGTTGCCGAATCCTTTTCTTCATTGATAAACAGCGGCGCACAGATTTCGTACGGTGCAAGAAAAGTTCACGGAATTTCTCCAGTAATGCTCGCATCTGCGCCTGCGTTTTCCGACATTTCCGAAAAACTTCTTTCGATGATGAAGGGAACATTTCTTACCGCATACAACGCTCCGTTCGATGTCGGTTTCCTGAAAATGGAATTTCGTTTGTGTCAATGTGCAATGAATGTACTCGCTGTTCTCGATGTTCTTCCTCTTGCAAGAAGAATGATTCCCAATGTGCAATGTTACAAACTCGAAAACATTGCGCAAGCGTTGACCATTCCTTTCCCCGTAAAACATCGCGCACTAGAAGATACGATTGTTACGGCACAAATTTTTTCTTCTCTTTGTGCAATGATACAAGCAAACGGTGGTACAACGGTTGGCGATGTGTTCAATCTCCAATACCGTTCTGTTGTTCCGATGGAAATTTCCATCCGTATTCAATCCGCATTGCAACAGAAAAAAAAACTCTCGTTCGTTTATACATCGGGGTATTCGGGAACGGTTGCACAACGCACCGTAACTCCGAAAAAAGTTGAAGACCAATTTCTCTACGGCTTCTGTCATCGAGCAAATGCTGAACGTACGTTTAGTATTGATAGAATGAATGAATTGACCATCATCGAAAATGAACAATAA
- a CDS encoding 3'-5' exonuclease, which yields MASIVFDIETLRYSLDTFDEKQQEYLFKFCKTEEERTTKIQELALNAFTARIIAVGMVNPETHRGKVIFIAEKKETFRNNDELVEYCSVLEEKDVLLQFWNDIKHFDQIITFNGRNFDCPFLLLRSAILNIHPTRNLMPYRYDADKHCDLLEQLTFYGAQKRMNLDFICKSFGITSPKENGITGLELPPLFEQKRFREIAEYCIGDVYATCELYRRWKEFLSQQGA from the coding sequence ATGGCATCCATTGTATTCGACATCGAAACACTTCGATATTCTCTTGATACATTCGATGAAAAGCAACAAGAATATCTCTTCAAATTTTGCAAAACAGAAGAAGAACGCACAACAAAAATTCAGGAACTTGCGCTGAATGCGTTCACTGCCCGCATCATCGCCGTTGGTATGGTAAATCCCGAAACACATCGCGGAAAAGTTATCTTCATCGCAGAAAAAAAAGAAACGTTCCGAAACAATGATGAACTTGTTGAATATTGTTCCGTTCTTGAAGAAAAAGATGTACTTCTTCAGTTTTGGAACGACATCAAACATTTCGACCAAATCATCACATTCAACGGGCGCAATTTCGATTGCCCGTTTTTGCTTCTGCGTTCTGCAATCTTGAATATTCATCCCACACGAAACTTAATGCCCTATCGCTATGATGCTGATAAACATTGCGATTTGTTGGAGCAACTTACTTTTTACGGCGCACAAAAAAGAATGAATCTCGATTTTATTTGCAAAAGTTTCGGCATTACCAGTCCCAAAGAAAACGGAATCACCGGGTTGGAATTACCTCCACTCTTTGAACAAAAACGTTTTCGTGAAATCGCTGAATACTGTATCGGCGACGTCTATGCCACGTGCGAACTCTACCGCCGATGGAAAGAGTTTCTCTCCCAACAAGGAGCATGA